The Maridesulfovibrio salexigens DSM 2638 region ATTCTTTTCTTTACTGTAACGTTCTTTACTAAAATTGAGAAGAGGCTTGGTTTATTTCCGTATTATTTTTTGCCTGCCTGTCCTGCTATCCATTTGATCTGACGGCATATTCCCATGAGCAGGTTAAATTCGTTACGTTTGATGTCTATTTTGGACATGAAGCGTCTTACCGGCATCATCCAGTAGTCCGGGTTGTCCGCTTTCAGGAAATCGATCGCAAGCAGGGTTTCCTGCAGGTTGGAGGCAAGGATTTCCTGTTCTTCGAAAGAGGTGGGACGCTCCTCAGGAGGACCTGCCGGGGTGAAAGGCTTATCCAGAGCATTCTTAAAGCATTCGTATAATATAATGAGTACAGCCTGAGAAAGGTTCAGGGAGCTGTTTTCATGACTGGTAGGGATGTTGATCAGTCTTGAGCAGAGCTGGGTTTCATCATTGGTCAGCCCTCTGTCTTCCGGTCCAAAAACTACGGCGACTTTTTCCCCGGCCCTGAGTTGTTCCACGATTAACGGAGCTGCGGTTGATGGAGTCATTACTCCCTTGCGCCATCCTCCGGTGCGGGCAGTTGTTCCATAAACTCTGGTCTGGTCCTTCAGGGCTTCGGAAAGTTCATCAGCAATAAGTGCTTTCTCAACAATATCACGACCTTTGACTGTTGCTAATGGCCGTGCTTTTTCCATGTCCCATGATGCAGGGCGCACCAGGGTCAGGTTTTCGCAACCCATATTGGTCATTGCTCTGGCAGATGAACCGACGTTTTCAGGAAATTTAGTACCGAAAAGTACAATGCTTAAGTTGTCCAGCATGTTAGCTCCGGGAAAAGTTATTTAGCCTGCAAGAGCGGGTAATCCCTTCCGTAAGGCAGGCAAACAGCTTTCATAGAGCCATCTTCTTATGATGTCCAGTTTCGGTTTTGATGCAAAATCAGTTTTTGCAAACTGTTCGCGGTGAGTGTAAAATCGCATGTATGAGAAATACTGAATTATCAGAAAAAATACGGGCTATTGCCGATTCAGCAGGACTTTCCCCTGAGGAAGTACAGGAGTTTCTCAGTGGAGGGGAGGCTATTCCGGATGATTTGAGGGAAGTTTTTGAAAGGATAGGTGATGCTATTTCTGAAGAGTGTGCGGAAGATTAAGTTTTAAAAAGATAGTCCCGGCCTCGTCAACGGGGAGAAGTACGAAGCCGGGAGGGTGAAGTAAGCTTAGAGCAAGGGTGTCACAACCTTGGGAGAGTAAGCATGGTTGTCTATGCCTTGGAGGAGGGGATAATCGCTCCGTCGGCTCCTACTTCACCAAGCAATTCGAAATCTGGGAAAAGGCTGGGGTCAAAGGTGTAAGAATAGTAATCTTTGAATTTTATAAGGTATGTTTTCCAACCGTATTGCCGTCTCATACGAGCTGCTTCTTTTATAACGTCTGCCATTTCATACTCCGCTTTTAATTCGCTTTCAGGAAATTTGTTGAATACCCGAGCTCTGCATGGCCTTTGTCGGGTCGGATTAATCTCTGTCTTTGTCTGGTACCGGAAAAGGAGGATTCTCTGTCTCTTTCACCCTTTTTTCGTTGGCACCGCAAAAACTTTTAAATGCTTTTTTAAGAAACTTTTTTTTGTCCAATGAAGAAATG contains the following coding sequences:
- a CDS encoding RNA methyltransferase; translation: MLDNLSIVLFGTKFPENVGSSARAMTNMGCENLTLVRPASWDMEKARPLATVKGRDIVEKALIADELSEALKDQTRVYGTTARTGGWRKGVMTPSTAAPLIVEQLRAGEKVAVVFGPEDRGLTNDETQLCSRLINIPTSHENSSLNLSQAVLIILYECFKNALDKPFTPAGPPEERPTSFEEQEILASNLQETLLAIDFLKADNPDYWMMPVRRFMSKIDIKRNEFNLLMGICRQIKWIAGQAGKK